From a region of the Neodiprion fabricii isolate iyNeoFabr1 chromosome 7, iyNeoFabr1.1, whole genome shotgun sequence genome:
- the LOC124187100 gene encoding uncharacterized protein LOC124187100 — protein sequence MRQAISPRDRLTVTLRYLATGNTFQDLSYSTRIAANTISKVIDETLRAIVEVLDSKVWNFPSSPEEWQVIAHKFDTLWNFPHCIGALDGKHINFRPPRSDGSIYRNYKGKDSIVLLGLVDAEYRFLFVDVGRNGRMHDSAVLRESPLWTKINDGTLNLPAPCEIPGFCYKLPYVIVGDDAFALKPNLLKPYLDRNLTLDKRIFNYRLSRARRAVENAFGILANRWRVLLSTISLSVQKVERITYACVLLHNYLINKSNNDSSQWYVPHNYRISTRVDSNCNAVQLSEGQNASLYLRNNRSSNEALEIRDKFCAYFNTTGIVPFQYTAIERGNY from the coding sequence ATGCGTCAAGCTATATCACCGAGGGACAGACTCACTGTGACTCTTCGATATTTAGCAACGGGCAATACCTTTCAAGATTTGAGCTACTCCACTCGCATAGCCGCGAACACAATTTCAAAAGTGATTGATGAAACTTTAAGAGCAATAGTAGAAGTACTCGACTCAAAAGTATGGAATTTCCCATCATCGCCGGAGGAATGGCAGGTTATCGCTcacaaattcgatactttATGGAATTTTCCTCATTGCATCGGTGCGCTGGATGGGAAACACATCAATTTTCGTCCCCCTCGAAGTGACGGATCGATTTACCGTAATTATAAGGGAAAAGACAGCATTGTGCTTCTGGGTCTTGTCGATGCTGAATACAGATTTTTGTTCGTTGACGTCGGAAGAAATGGACGTATGCACGATTCTGCTGTTTTGCGTGAGAGCCCATTATGGACTAAGATCAACGATGGAACGTTGAACTTACCTGCTCCATGTGAAATTCCAGGCTTTTGTTACAAATTACCGTACGTGATTGTCGGTGACGACGCATTTGCCTTGAAACCTAATTTGTTAAAGCCGTATCTGGATAGAAACTTGACGCTTGACAAAAGAATATTCAACTACAGATTGAGCCGTGCTCGCAGAGCTGTTGAAAACGCTTTTGGCATACTGGCAAACAGATGGCGCGTTTTACTTTCTACGATATCTCTCTCCGTTCAAAAAGTAGAGAGAATAACTTACGCGTGTGTGcttttacataattatttaatcaataaatCTAACAATGATTCCAGTCAATGGTACGTACCGCATAATTACAGAATCTCAACCCGCGTTGATAGTAATTGTAATGCAGTACAATTATCCGAAGGGCAGAATGCCTCCCTATATCTGAGAAATAACCGAAGCAGTAACGAAGCTCTAGAGATACGAGATAAATTTTGTGCATACTTTAATACTACAGGCATAGTGCCATTTCAATATACCGCTATTGAACGAGGTAACTATTAG